From a single Rutidosis leptorrhynchoides isolate AG116_Rl617_1_P2 chromosome 5, CSIRO_AGI_Rlap_v1, whole genome shotgun sequence genomic region:
- the LOC139847948 gene encoding epoxide hydrolase 2-like, producing the protein MESIMKMVDVNHHRIKTNGIWMHVVEKKGQGQFVLLLHGFPETWFSWRHQITHLANHGYHVVAPDLRGHGESDSPPSPSSYTMLHIVGDLIGLLDHFNQQKVFVVGHDWGAAAAWHLSLFRPDRVKGMVAIAAPFFPRDSNIKPSQFFKSFGDDFYIPQFQEAGRAERSFEKYDHLTVIKKFLSINKTDLIVPPPGMEFIDFLETPSTLPVWITEEELQVYAEKFRDSGFTGGLNYYRAMDLSWELEAPWQGSKITVPSKLIVGDKDIGFEIFTKGYILSDVQKELVPDMEVVILDGHHFIHQEKPQEVSDQILSFLNNLTI; encoded by the exons ATGGAATCTATTATGAAGATGGTTGATGTAAATCACCATAGAATCAAAACGAATGGAATATGGATGCATGTAGTAGAGAAAAAAGGTCAAGGACAATTTGTCCTTCTTCTTCATGGTTTCCCAGAAACATGGTTTTCATGGCGCCATCAGATCACTCACTTGGCTAACCATGGCTACCATGTGGTCGCACCCGACCTCCGTGGCCATGGTGAATCCGattccccaccatctccctcttcCTACACTATGCTTCACATAGTTGGCGATCTCATCGGCCTTCTTGATCACTTCAATCAGCAAAAA GTGTTTGTGGTGGGACATGATTGGGGTGCAGCAGCTGCTTGGCATCTTAGCCTTTTCAGGCCGGATCGAGTCAAAGGAATGGTTGCTATCGCCGCTCCATTTTTTCCTAGAGACTCGAACATAAAGCCTAGTCAATTCTTCAAATCATTTGGAGATGATTTTTACATACCCCAGTTCCAG GAAGCTGGAAGAGCAGAAAGATCTTTTGAAAAATATGATCACTTAACAGTTATTAAGAAGTTTCTGTCGATCAATAAGACCGATTTAATTGTACCGCCACCTGGCATGGAGTTCATTGATTTCCTGGAAACACCTTCAACGTTACCGGTGTGGATTACTGAAGAGGAACTCCAAGTGTATGCAGAAAAGTTTCGAGATTCTGGATTCACTGGGGGGTTAAACTACTATCGTGCTATGGACCT GTCTTGGGAGCTGGAAGCACCATGGCAAGGGTCAAAGATAACAGTTCCATCAAAGCTAATTGTTGGAGACAAAGATATTGGATTTGAAATTTTTACAAAAGGTTATATTTTGAGTGATGTTCAGAAAGAATTAGTTCCTGATATGGAAGTTGTTATACTTGACGGCCACCATTTCATCCATCAAGAGAAACCTCAAGAAGTTTCTGATCAGATCTTATCTTTTCTTAACAATTTAACCATATAA
- the LOC139846965 gene encoding epoxide hydrolase 1-like has protein sequence MESMMKMGDVNHHRIKTNGIWMHVVEKKGQGPFVLLLHGFPETWFSWRHQITHFANHGYHVVAPDLRGYGESDSPLSPSSYTMFHIVGDLIGLLDNFNQQQVFVVGHDWGATAAWHLSLFRPDRVLGIVAISVPFFPRDPTTKPTEFFKSLGDGFYISQYQEAGRAERAFANYDYLTVMKKFLSINNIDLLIAPPGMEFIDYLETPSTLPSWITEEELQVYADMFQKSGFTGGLNYYRAMDLSWELEAPWQGSKITVPAKLIVGDKDIGFESFYKDFIEGDVQKAIVPDIEVVLLDGNHYIQQEKPQQVSDQILSFLKKLAI, from the exons ATGGAATCTATGATGAAGATGGGTGATGTAAATCACCATAGAATCAAAACAAATGGAATATGGATGCATGTAGTAGAGAAAAAAGGTCAAGGACCATTTGTCCTTCTTCTTCATGGTTTCCCAGAAACATGGTTTTCATGGCGCCATCAGATCACTCACTTCGCTAACCATGGTTACCATGTTGTTGCACCCGACCTCCGTGGCTATGGTGAATCCGATTCCCCTTTATCTCCCTCTTCCTACACTATGTTCCACATAGTTGGCGACCTCATCGGCCTTCTTGATAACTTCAATCAGCAACAA GTGTTTGTGGTGGGACATGATTGGGGTGCAACAGCTGCTTGGCATCTTAGCCTTTTTAGGCCAGATAGAGTCTTAGGAATTGTTGCTATATCCGTTCCCTTTTTTCCGAGAGATCCAACCACAAAACCTACCGAATTCTTCAAATCGTTAGGTGACGGTTTTTATATCTCCCAGTACCAG GAAGCAGGAAGAGCAGAGAGAGCTTTTGCAAATTATGATTACCTGACAGTAATGAAGAAGTTCTTGTCGATCAATAATATCGATTTATTAATAGCGCCACCTGGCATGGAGTTTATTGATTACCTGGAAACTCCTTCGACGTTACCATCGTGGATTACTGAAGAGGAACTCCAAGTGTACGCAGACATGTTTCAGAAGTCCGGGTTCACCGGGGGATTAAACTACTACCGTGCTATGGACCT GTCTTGGGAGCTGGAAGCACCATGGCAGGGGTCAAAGATAACAGTGCCAGCAAAGCTAATAGTTGGAGACAAAGATATTGGATTTGAAAGTTTTTATAAGGATTTTATTGAGGGGGATGTTCAGAAAGCAATAGTTCCTGATATAGAAGTTGTCCTTCTTGACGGTAACCATTACATCCAGCAAGAGAAACCTCAACAAGTTTCTGATCAGATCTTATCTTTTCTTAAAAAACTAGCCATATAA
- the LOC139846966 gene encoding folate transporter 1, chloroplastic-like has protein sequence MRASEAVADWQWKNAAAGSAAGLATVTFSHPLDVVRTRFQVNDGRNPHLPSYKNTSHALFTIARSEGLKGLYGGFYPAVLGSTISWGLYFYLYSKAKQRYLKNRDELTPGLHLASAAEAGALVCLLTNPIWLVKTRLQLQTPEYQSRPYSGFHDALKTVVKDEGWRALYKGLAPGLFLQVTHGAIQFTAYEEFRKVLVNFRTEQSVLISGSAEILKTIDYITLGASSKLAAILVTYPFQVIRARLQQRPGIDGLPRYMDSWHVMTKTARLEGVNGFYKGITANLVKNLPSASLTFVVYETILDMLQLARFKK, from the exons ATGAGGGCGTCTGAGGCGGTGGCGGACTGGCAATGGAAGAACGCCGCGGCCGGATCCGCTGCCGGACTTGCTACCGTCACATTCTCCCATCCTCTCGACGTCGTTCGTACCAGATTTCAAG ttAATGATGGCAGAAATCCTCATCTTCCGAGCTATAAGAATACATCTCATGCCCTATTTACAATTGCTCGATCAGAG GGTCTCAAAGGGCTCTATGGTGGCTTTTATCCTGCTGTGCTCGGTTCGACAATCTCTTGGGGTTTATACTTCTACTT ATATAGCAAAgctaaacaacgatatttaaaaaaTAGAGATGAGCTGACTCCAGGTCTTCATCTTGCTTCAGCTGCAGAAGCAGGAGCTTTG GTGTGTCTGCTTACCAATCCTATTTGGCTTGTGAAAACAAGATTACAACTTCAGACTCCTGAGTATCAGTCTCGACCATATTCTGGTTTCCATG ATGCTTTAAAAACTGTAGTGAAAGATGAAGGATGGAGGGCATTATACAAAGGGCTTGCACCTGGTCTTTTTCTG CAAGTCACGCACGGGGCTATTCAGTTTACTGCATACGAGGAGTTTCGTAAAGTCCTAGTCAACTTTAGGACTGAGCAAAGTGTGTTGATTTCTGGTAGTGCTGAGATATTG AAGACGATTGATTACATAACTTTAGGAGCTTCTTCAAAACTGGCTGCAATCCTTGTGACATATCCATTCCAG GTCATTCGTGCTCGTTTGCAG CAACGGCCGGGTATAGATGGTCTTCCGAGATATATGGATAGTTGGCATGTCATGACGAAAACTGCTAG GTTAGAAGGCGTAAATGGTTTTTACAAAGGCATTACAGCAAATCTTGTGAAAAACCTTCCTTCTGCTTCACTTACTTTCGTTGTATACGAGACTATTCTCGACATGCTGCAATTAGCAAGGTTTAAGAAGTGA